From Streptomyces griseorubiginosus, one genomic window encodes:
- a CDS encoding bifunctional DNA primase/polymerase, producing the protein MTRLLEIPRDLPSAAVAYAAAGVRVFRVRPDKAPFANCARCRPPTEKRPNPFYIEHRPEECRCTARTCHGFHAATTDVALVRQWWAEQPDANIGAPCALNGWAVLDIDPRHGGDQSYAVLEQRVGVLPGTVMQLTGGGGLHILYRTPGVFLPGTLGPGLDVKHNGYILLAPSVHASGGRYRWSGHGRFLRPEVCWPAVLTPQQRRAA; encoded by the coding sequence GTGACCAGGCTCCTGGAGATCCCACGCGACCTGCCGTCTGCGGCAGTGGCCTACGCCGCTGCCGGGGTCCGCGTCTTCCGGGTGCGGCCGGACAAGGCCCCGTTCGCCAACTGCGCCCGGTGCAGGCCCCCGACGGAGAAGCGACCGAACCCCTTCTACATCGAGCACCGCCCCGAGGAGTGCCGCTGCACCGCCCGCACCTGCCACGGCTTCCACGCGGCGACCACCGACGTCGCCCTGGTCCGGCAGTGGTGGGCTGAGCAGCCGGACGCCAACATCGGCGCGCCCTGCGCCCTGAACGGCTGGGCCGTCCTCGACATCGACCCCCGGCACGGCGGCGACCAGTCCTACGCGGTGCTGGAGCAACGCGTCGGGGTGCTGCCCGGCACCGTCATGCAGCTCACCGGTGGCGGCGGACTCCACATCCTCTACCGCACCCCCGGCGTGTTCCTGCCGGGCACCCTCGGCCCCGGCCTGGACGTCAAGCACAACGGCTACATCCTGCTCGCGCCCTCCGTGCACGCCAGCGGCGGCCGGTACCGCTGGTCCGGGCATGGCCGTTTCCTCCGGCCTGAGGTGTGTTGGCCGGCCGTCCTCACGCCTCAGCAGAGGAGGGCGGCATGA
- the bldG gene encoding anti-sigma factor antagonist BldG has translation MDLSLSTETVGDRTIVRVGGEIDVYTAPKLREQLVELVNDGSFHLVVDMEGVDFLDSTGLGVLVGGLKRVRAHEGSLRLVCNQERILKIFRITGLTKVFPIHTSVEEAVAATD, from the coding sequence GTGGACCTGTCCCTGTCGACCGAGACCGTCGGCGATCGCACGATCGTCAGGGTCGGTGGCGAAATCGACGTATATACCGCGCCCAAGCTGCGCGAGCAGCTGGTCGAGCTGGTGAACGACGGCAGTTTCCACCTTGTCGTCGACATGGAGGGCGTGGACTTCCTCGACTCCACCGGGCTCGGCGTGCTGGTCGGCGGCCTGAAGCGTGTGCGTGCCCATGAGGGCTCGCTGCGCCTGGTCTGCAACCAGGAGCGCATTCTCAAGATCTTCCGTATCACCGGCCTCACCAAGGTGTTCCCGATCCACACCTCGGTCGAGGAAGCGGTGGCGGCGACCGACTGA
- a CDS encoding ATP-binding protein, with the protein MATVELRFSALPEHVRTARLVAAAVARRAGVDEAVLDEVRLAVGEACTRAVGLHQSGGITAPVQVLLIEEEKQFSIEVGDEAPRSAPGDRAPGALGEDPDAETEEDEMGLAVISGLVDDVEVTAGEHGGQIRMTWPTTPPAAVLP; encoded by the coding sequence ATGGCCACCGTTGAACTCCGCTTCAGCGCGCTGCCCGAGCACGTCAGGACCGCCCGACTGGTGGCGGCAGCGGTGGCGCGCAGGGCCGGAGTGGACGAGGCCGTCCTCGACGAGGTCAGGCTCGCCGTCGGCGAGGCCTGCACTCGTGCCGTCGGACTGCACCAGAGCGGCGGCATCACCGCGCCGGTCCAGGTGCTGCTGATCGAGGAGGAGAAGCAGTTCTCCATCGAGGTCGGCGACGAGGCGCCGCGTTCGGCCCCGGGCGACCGGGCTCCGGGCGCTCTGGGTGAGGACCCCGACGCGGAGACCGAGGAGGACGAGATGGGCCTCGCGGTCATCAGCGGCCTCGTCGACGACGTCGAGGTCACCGCAGGGGAGCACGGCGGACAGATCCGTATGACCTGGCCGACCACGCCGCCGGCCGCAGTGCTTCCCTGA
- a CDS encoding type II secretion system F family protein has translation MSPEVVHRLGVVLGTVVVVAWLFRWGAAARRERRVRRRLGELLAAAEATADGPRFEGREFARRWLPVAGAGGAGWVLVGGVPGVVVGAVVAAGLWRWRRREAAGGGAREADVREAERQLPLAADLLAACIAAGAGPVIAAQAVGEALGGPVGEGLARGAAEVRLGGAPGEAWRRLASTPGAGPLARLLARADVTGLPAAAPVAGLAADARADWGRAATARARRAAVLVTAPVGLCFLPAFIAVGVLPIVIGLAGGVLGGGGR, from the coding sequence GTGAGCCCGGAAGTTGTCCACAGGCTGGGGGTGGTCCTGGGGACTGTGGTGGTCGTCGCCTGGCTCTTCCGGTGGGGTGCCGCTGCCCGGCGTGAGCGGAGAGTGCGGCGGAGGTTGGGCGAGCTGCTGGCGGCTGCGGAGGCCACGGCCGACGGTCCCCGGTTCGAGGGGCGGGAGTTCGCGCGGCGATGGCTGCCCGTGGCCGGCGCGGGGGGCGCCGGGTGGGTGCTGGTCGGTGGGGTTCCCGGTGTCGTGGTCGGGGCGGTCGTCGCGGCGGGACTGTGGCGGTGGCGGCGCCGGGAAGCGGCCGGCGGCGGTGCCCGGGAGGCCGACGTGCGCGAGGCGGAGCGGCAACTCCCGCTCGCCGCCGACCTGCTGGCCGCCTGCATCGCGGCCGGCGCCGGTCCGGTGATCGCGGCGCAGGCCGTCGGGGAGGCACTGGGCGGACCCGTCGGCGAGGGCCTCGCGCGCGGGGCGGCGGAAGTGCGGCTCGGCGGTGCGCCGGGCGAGGCGTGGCGGAGGCTCGCCTCGACTCCGGGAGCCGGACCGCTGGCACGGCTGCTGGCACGCGCCGATGTGACCGGGCTGCCCGCGGCGGCGCCGGTCGCTGGGCTCGCCGCGGACGCCCGCGCCGACTGGGGGCGCGCCGCGACGGCTCGGGCCCGCAGGGCCGCCGTGCTGGTCACCGCGCCGGTGGGGCTGTGTTTCCTGCCCGCGTTCATCGCGGTCGGCGTCCTGCCGATCGTGATCGGGCTCGCGGGCGGAGTGCTGGGAGGAGGTGGGCGATGA
- a CDS encoding DEAD/DEAH box helicase, producing MAFNHLPAGVHDALVPLSVTPVTHSVPMAKNLRSDRPSTDPGSRLAPSTVLDRLAAGPSRAARITHTEHLPPRAGRHAVWPDRIRSEVVAAVQACGIDHPWAHQAQAAEHALDGDSVVVATGTASGKSLAYLVPVLSTLLDGSEAPNGRGATTLYLAPTKALAADQCRSVKELSQPLGNSVRPAVYDGDTPFEEREWIRQYANYVLTNPDMLHRGILPSHPRWSSFLKALKYVVIDECHTYRGVFGSHVAQVLRRLRRLCARYGASPVFLLASATAAEPAVAARRLTGLPVVEVADDASPRGELVFALWEPPLTEMQGEKGAPVRRTATAETADLLTDLAVQGVRSVAFVRSRRGAELISVIAQERLAEVDRSLARRVAAYRGGYLPEERRALEQALHSGELLGLAATTALELGIDVSGLDAVLISGYPGTRASLWQQAGRAGRAGQGALAVLVARDDPLDTFLVHHPEALFDQPVESTVLDPDNPYVLAPHLCAAAAELPLVDEDLELFGPSCEDLLPQLESARLLRRRTKAWHWTRRESAADLADIRGQGGTPVQIVESGTGRLLGTVDAGAAHTTVHEGAVHLHQGRTYLVRSLDLDDSVALVTEANPPYSTVARDTTAISVLETDVEIPWGDGRLCYGSVEVTNQVVSFLRRRLITGEVLGETKLDLPPRTLRTRAVWWTVTEDQLDEARINPEILGGALHAAEHASIGLLPLFATCDRWDIGGVSIPLHPDTLLPTVFVYDGHPGGAGFAERAFHTARAWLTATREAIAACECDAGCPSCIQSPKCGNGNDPLHKRGAVRLLTVLLRGAPGEAAPESAEQVPQGAPARAAAPAPAPQVPPVP from the coding sequence ATGGCATTCAATCACTTACCGGCAGGCGTGCACGACGCCTTGGTCCCATTGTCCGTCACGCCAGTGACACACTCGGTGCCGATGGCCAAGAATCTCCGATCCGATCGACCCTCGACGGACCCCGGCTCCCGCCTTGCGCCGAGCACGGTCCTGGACCGGCTCGCCGCCGGCCCGAGCCGGGCTGCGCGCATCACTCATACGGAGCACTTGCCCCCGCGAGCGGGCCGCCATGCCGTCTGGCCTGACCGGATTCGTTCGGAGGTCGTGGCGGCCGTCCAGGCGTGCGGCATCGACCACCCCTGGGCCCACCAGGCACAGGCTGCCGAGCACGCCCTGGACGGCGACTCGGTGGTCGTCGCGACCGGAACCGCCTCCGGCAAGTCCCTGGCGTACCTCGTGCCGGTCCTCTCGACCCTCCTGGACGGCTCCGAGGCCCCGAACGGCCGCGGCGCCACCACGCTCTACCTGGCTCCCACGAAGGCCCTGGCGGCGGACCAGTGCCGCTCGGTGAAGGAACTTTCACAACCGCTGGGCAATTCGGTGCGCCCCGCGGTCTACGACGGCGACACGCCGTTCGAGGAACGCGAGTGGATCCGTCAGTACGCCAACTACGTGCTGACCAACCCGGACATGCTGCACCGCGGGATACTCCCCTCCCACCCCCGCTGGTCCTCCTTCCTGAAGGCACTCAAGTACGTCGTCATCGACGAGTGCCACACCTACCGGGGCGTCTTCGGCTCGCACGTCGCCCAGGTCCTGCGGCGTCTGCGCCGCCTCTGCGCCCGCTACGGCGCCTCCCCCGTCTTCCTGCTGGCCTCCGCGACCGCCGCCGAGCCCGCGGTCGCCGCCCGCCGCCTGACCGGCCTCCCGGTGGTCGAGGTCGCCGACGACGCCTCACCCCGCGGCGAACTGGTCTTCGCCCTCTGGGAACCGCCCCTGACGGAGATGCAGGGCGAGAAGGGCGCCCCGGTCCGCCGTACGGCCACCGCCGAGACGGCAGATCTGTTGACGGACCTCGCCGTCCAGGGCGTCCGCTCGGTCGCCTTCGTCCGCTCCCGGCGCGGCGCCGAGCTGATCTCGGTGATCGCCCAGGAACGGCTCGCCGAGGTCGACCGCTCCCTGGCCCGCCGGGTCGCCGCCTACCGCGGCGGCTATCTCCCGGAGGAGCGCCGCGCCCTGGAACAGGCCCTCCACTCGGGCGAGTTGCTGGGCCTGGCCGCCACGACCGCCCTCGAACTCGGCATCGACGTCTCGGGCCTGGACGCCGTACTGATCTCCGGCTACCCCGGCACGCGCGCGTCCCTGTGGCAGCAGGCGGGCCGCGCCGGACGGGCCGGCCAGGGCGCCCTCGCCGTGCTGGTGGCCCGCGACGACCCCCTGGACACCTTCCTCGTCCACCACCCCGAGGCCCTCTTCGACCAGCCGGTGGAGTCCACGGTCCTCGACCCCGACAACCCGTACGTCCTCGCCCCGCACCTGTGCGCGGCCGCGGCGGAACTGCCCCTGGTCGACGAGGACCTGGAGCTGTTCGGGCCGTCGTGCGAGGACCTGCTGCCGCAGCTGGAGTCCGCGAGGCTCCTGCGCCGCCGCACCAAGGCCTGGCACTGGACCCGCCGGGAGTCGGCCGCCGACCTGGCCGACATCCGCGGCCAGGGCGGCACGCCGGTCCAGATCGTCGAGTCGGGCACGGGCCGTCTGCTGGGCACGGTCGACGCGGGCGCCGCCCACACCACCGTCCACGAGGGCGCGGTCCACCTCCACCAGGGCCGCACGTACTTGGTCCGCTCCCTGGACCTGGACGACTCGGTCGCCCTGGTCACGGAGGCGAACCCGCCCTATTCGACGGTGGCCCGCGACACGACGGCCATCTCCGTCCTGGAGACCGACGTCGAGATCCCCTGGGGCGACGGCCGCCTGTGCTACGGCTCCGTCGAGGTCACCAACCAGGTGGTCTCCTTCCTGCGCAGACGCCTCATCACCGGTGAAGTGCTCGGCGAGACGAAACTCGACCTCCCTCCTCGTACGCTCCGCACCCGCGCGGTGTGGTGGACCGTCACCGAGGACCAGCTCGACGAGGCCCGGATCAACCCGGAGATCCTCGGCGGCGCCCTGCACGCCGCCGAACACGCCTCCATCGGCCTCCTCCCCCTCTTCGCGACCTGCGACCGCTGGGACATCGGCGGCGTGTCGATCCCCCTCCACCCCGACACGCTGCTCCCCACGGTCTTCGTCTACGACGGCCACCCGGGCGGCGCCGGCTTCGCGGAGCGCGCCTTCCACACGGCCCGGGCCTGGCTCACGGCCACCCGCGAGGCCATCGCCGCCTGCGAATGCGACGCCGGCTGCCCGTCCTGCATCCAGTCCCCCAAGTGCGGCAACGGCAACGACCCGCTGCACAAGAGGGGGGCGGTACGGCTGCTCACGGTGCTGTTGCGGGGGGCGCCGGGGGAGGCGGCCCCGGAGAGCGCGGAGCAGGTGCCGCAGGGGGCTCCGGCACGGGCGGCCGCACCGGCGCCGGCACCGCAGGTCCCGCCCGTGCCCTGA
- a CDS encoding DUF4244 domain-containing protein, with protein sequence MYKAVRARMGALMCGVMCRARSVFSVRSMRRDAGMVTSEYAMGIVAAVAFAVVLYKVVTSGTVSAELQAIVKQALDAKA encoded by the coding sequence ATGTACAAGGCGGTACGGGCGCGGATGGGTGCCCTGATGTGCGGTGTGATGTGCCGGGCGCGATCGGTGTTCTCGGTGCGGTCGATGCGCCGGGACGCGGGGATGGTCACCTCCGAGTACGCGATGGGGATCGTCGCGGCGGTGGCCTTCGCGGTGGTGCTCTACAAGGTGGTGACGAGCGGGACCGTCAGCGCGGAGCTCCAGGCCATCGTGAAGCAGGCTCTCGATGCGAAGGCGTGA
- a CDS encoding recombinase family protein, with product MSPTLRSAVDVAAGGKTRAVIYCRISQDRTGAGLGVDRQREDCEALAERMGWDVLEVYVDNDVSAFSGKLRKDYRRMLADLDEGKATIVIVWHTDRLTRSIVELEEYIELSDRRGISTHTVQAGTIDLATPSGRMTARILGAVARQESEHKGHRVARARQQKAMNGEWAGGIRPFGWGVPTGEMKKRVDRKTGEESEVPELDMLKAVPEEAEALRYWTDEILSGGSIRSLVKWCADKGVTTTRGNAVSHADMRDMLMRPRNAGIAVYKGEEVGRGKWEPIVDEAKFRAVVAILSDPSRTTNRGAQPKWLGSLVYVCGRNACGKGMTVTMSGGRAYPSYRCPTGHGGGRRAEIVDQYVEDTIVERLSRDDAHELLEPAPDGVDVARLQAEAEEIRGRMRNLGGMFGAGQLELAPFTEGMETARAQLDGITQQLARAVTRDPVAALVGAQDVRKAWKGLGLDQQRTVLRALVEVTLKTPRQGRMPDGGYFDYDAVVFTWKRGAAR from the coding sequence ATGAGCCCAACTCTCCGCTCCGCCGTCGACGTTGCCGCGGGCGGCAAGACCCGCGCCGTCATCTACTGCCGCATCAGCCAGGACCGCACCGGCGCCGGCCTCGGCGTCGACCGGCAGCGCGAGGACTGCGAGGCCCTCGCCGAGCGCATGGGCTGGGACGTCCTCGAGGTGTACGTCGACAACGACGTGAGCGCCTTCTCCGGCAAGCTCCGCAAGGACTACCGGCGCATGCTCGCCGACCTCGACGAGGGCAAAGCCACCATCGTCATCGTCTGGCACACCGACCGGCTCACCCGCTCGATCGTCGAGCTGGAGGAGTACATCGAACTGTCCGACCGCCGCGGCATCTCCACCCACACCGTGCAGGCCGGGACGATCGACCTCGCCACCCCCTCCGGCCGGATGACCGCGCGCATCCTCGGCGCCGTCGCCCGCCAGGAGTCCGAGCACAAGGGCCACCGCGTCGCCCGGGCCCGGCAGCAGAAGGCCATGAACGGCGAGTGGGCGGGCGGCATCCGCCCGTTCGGCTGGGGTGTGCCCACGGGCGAGATGAAGAAGCGGGTCGACCGCAAGACCGGCGAGGAGAGCGAGGTCCCCGAGCTCGACATGCTCAAGGCCGTGCCCGAGGAAGCAGAGGCGCTGCGCTACTGGACGGACGAGATCCTGTCCGGCGGGTCGATCCGCTCGCTCGTGAAGTGGTGCGCCGACAAGGGCGTCACCACGACCCGCGGGAACGCGGTCTCCCACGCCGACATGCGGGACATGCTGATGCGTCCCAGGAACGCCGGGATCGCCGTCTACAAGGGCGAGGAGGTCGGCCGCGGGAAGTGGGAGCCGATCGTCGACGAGGCGAAGTTCAGGGCCGTCGTGGCGATCCTGTCGGATCCGTCCCGCACGACGAACCGCGGCGCTCAGCCGAAGTGGCTGGGCTCCCTCGTGTACGTGTGTGGCCGCAACGCGTGCGGGAAGGGCATGACCGTCACCATGTCCGGCGGCCGCGCGTATCCCTCGTACCGGTGCCCGACCGGGCACGGCGGCGGCCGGCGGGCCGAGATCGTGGACCAGTACGTCGAGGACACGATCGTCGAGCGCCTGTCACGGGACGACGCGCACGAGCTGCTGGAGCCCGCCCCGGACGGCGTGGACGTGGCCCGCCTCCAGGCGGAGGCCGAGGAGATCAGGGGCCGCATGAGGAATCTGGGCGGCATGTTCGGTGCGGGACAGCTGGAGCTGGCCCCGTTCACGGAGGGAATGGAGACGGCGCGTGCCCAGCTGGACGGGATCACGCAGCAGCTGGCGCGCGCGGTGACCCGGGACCCGGTGGCGGCACTGGTGGGGGCTCAGGACGTGCGTAAGGCGTGGAAGGGGCTCGGTCTGGACCAGCAGCGGACGGTGCTGCGGGCGCTGGTCGAGGTGACGCTGAAGACTCCGCGGCAGGGGCGGATGCCTGACGGCGGGTACTTCGACTACGACGCCGTCGTCTTCACGTGGAAACGGGGGGCGGCTCGATGA
- a CDS encoding TadE family type IV pilus minor pilin gives MRRRERAADQGFVTAESAMVLPVLVMFAMALVWGLLVVAAQIQCVDAARTGARAAARQDPADAVVRVARDTAPRDAEVTVAREGDRVRVVVVAKPPALSGLPFEVREEAVALAEETVEGGG, from the coding sequence ATGCGAAGGCGTGAACGGGCGGCGGACCAGGGGTTCGTGACGGCGGAGTCGGCCATGGTGCTGCCGGTCCTGGTGATGTTCGCGATGGCGCTGGTGTGGGGGCTGCTCGTGGTGGCCGCACAGATCCAGTGCGTGGACGCGGCCAGGACCGGTGCCAGGGCGGCGGCCCGCCAGGACCCCGCCGACGCGGTCGTCCGGGTGGCCCGGGACACGGCACCCCGCGACGCGGAGGTCACGGTCGCCCGGGAGGGCGACCGGGTCCGCGTGGTCGTCGTGGCGAAGCCACCGGCACTGAGCGGTCTGCCGTTCGAGGTGCGGGAGGAGGCCGTGGCGTTGGCGGAGGAGACGGTGGAGGGAGGGGGATGA
- a CDS encoding helix-turn-helix domain-containing protein, which translates to MTPEQLRTVGELRHLAVTGEARARRVSLHIGLRELARVIGVSPSALSRWENRINLPRGDHALRWANALGVLSTTEAGASPVYQPGESAGNDEAAGYQPAASVEQAHEPTQ; encoded by the coding sequence ATGACACCGGAACAACTCCGGACCGTCGGTGAACTACGGCACCTCGCAGTCACAGGAGAAGCGCGAGCACGTCGCGTCTCTCTGCACATCGGGCTCCGAGAACTCGCACGCGTCATCGGCGTGAGTCCATCAGCCCTCTCGCGGTGGGAGAACCGCATCAATCTCCCGCGCGGCGATCACGCCCTGCGCTGGGCAAACGCCCTTGGTGTCCTCTCCACCACAGAGGCTGGCGCCTCGCCCGTGTACCAGCCGGGCGAGTCCGCCGGAAACGACGAAGCGGCCGGGTACCAGCCGGCCGCCTCAGTCGAGCAAGCCCACGAACCCACGCAATGA
- a CDS encoding DUF6907 domain-containing protein, whose amino-acid sequence MSTEPRTAVVNVFVTRPLEIDEPDWCAGHPDDRAQYKVDITHFGPEHVLEANGIQTLRAIIASSPFSQHTPGPVLYVENGELTGSYTPDEVEELADALVQSADQLRTLGRQLADILAGGGQ is encoded by the coding sequence GTGAGCACCGAGCCCCGCACCGCCGTAGTCAACGTCTTCGTCACCAGGCCCCTGGAGATCGACGAGCCCGACTGGTGCGCCGGCCACCCCGACGACCGCGCCCAGTACAAGGTCGACATCACCCACTTCGGGCCTGAGCACGTCCTCGAGGCCAACGGGATCCAGACGCTCCGCGCGATCATCGCCTCGTCCCCCTTCTCCCAGCACACCCCCGGCCCCGTCCTGTACGTCGAGAACGGCGAGCTCACCGGCTCGTACACCCCCGACGAGGTCGAGGAACTCGCCGACGCCCTCGTCCAGTCGGCGGACCAACTGCGCACCCTCGGCCGCCAGCTCGCCGACATCCTCGCCGGAGGTGGCCAGTGA
- a CDS encoding DUF2637 domain-containing protein: MSRINARDSLAIGAATVTVLLTAAAFWLSYEHLHDIADGNGLDDARAWAWPATVDLFIVAGELLMLRASLGRRGMDWWAVALAAFGSLGSIALNVAGVGYGADPMEYIVAAVPPSAALVAFGALMRQLHERLAQDAEDAPASPTVRSVPSAAEVVPVGARLLPLVARPVPVVTLEREDTQDTRKTLELDAGTGEDTDDGPPPEPPLMTTNDVAQRYGVEPSTVRNWVAAGRLDVFKKDARGRNLFHPEQLNAPHVGVGV, translated from the coding sequence GTGAGCCGGATCAACGCCCGCGACAGCCTCGCCATCGGCGCAGCCACCGTCACCGTCCTGCTCACCGCCGCTGCGTTCTGGCTGTCCTACGAACACCTCCACGACATCGCCGACGGCAACGGCCTCGATGACGCTCGCGCATGGGCATGGCCAGCCACCGTCGACCTGTTCATCGTCGCCGGGGAACTCCTCATGCTCCGGGCGTCGCTCGGGCGCCGTGGCATGGACTGGTGGGCCGTCGCCCTCGCCGCGTTCGGCTCGCTCGGCTCGATCGCGCTGAACGTCGCAGGGGTCGGATACGGGGCCGACCCGATGGAGTACATCGTCGCCGCAGTCCCGCCCTCCGCCGCACTCGTAGCGTTCGGCGCACTCATGCGGCAGCTGCACGAGCGCCTGGCGCAGGACGCCGAGGACGCACCCGCGTCCCCGACCGTCCGCAGCGTCCCGTCCGCCGCCGAGGTGGTACCCGTCGGGGCCCGGCTCCTGCCCCTCGTCGCCCGCCCGGTCCCCGTGGTGACCCTCGAACGCGAGGACACCCAGGACACCCGCAAGACGCTGGAGCTGGACGCCGGGACAGGCGAGGACACCGACGACGGGCCGCCCCCGGAGCCACCCCTCATGACCACCAACGACGTCGCCCAGCGCTACGGCGTCGAGCCGTCCACCGTCCGCAACTGGGTGGCCGCCGGACGCCTGGACGTCTTCAAGAAGGACGCCCGCGGACGCAACCTCTTCCACCCCGAGCAGCTCAACGCCCCGCACGTGGGGGTGGGGGTATGA
- a CDS encoding type II secretion system F family protein: protein MSVGAAVGGLGLAVWLWGGRRSGLRRAQALLAGGGVAGVGPPGWRHLVGELRRVRGRLGFEWSAAVVGLVLAVLGASVLPVLAGAAGVPLLRRVRLAREARRVRERRADVVIALCAAVAGEVRAGRQPGEALVVAVRDFEGVGMNAGMHGVGAEGVGVTGVGVTEAGVIGSGGLGSGGAGPGGPGGSGLGDAQAVVLAAARFGGDVPGALAAAARRPGAEGLLGLAACWRVAVDQGAGLAAGLDRLEGALRAERDQRADLRAQLAGARSTAWMLAALPVLGLGLGAALGADPLRVLLHSGAGLGCLVVGGLLEGLGMWWAMRIVRGAEAA from the coding sequence ATGTCGGTGGGGGCGGCTGTAGGGGGCCTTGGTCTGGCCGTGTGGCTGTGGGGCGGGCGGCGGTCCGGGCTGCGGCGGGCGCAGGCGCTGTTGGCGGGCGGTGGGGTGGCGGGGGTCGGGCCACCGGGCTGGCGGCACCTGGTCGGGGAACTGCGGCGGGTTCGCGGGCGGCTGGGGTTCGAGTGGTCGGCGGCGGTCGTCGGACTGGTGCTTGCCGTGCTGGGGGCTTCGGTGCTGCCGGTCCTCGCGGGGGCGGCCGGGGTGCCGTTGCTGAGGCGGGTGCGGTTGGCCCGGGAGGCGCGTCGGGTGCGTGAGCGGCGGGCCGACGTGGTGATCGCGCTGTGCGCGGCGGTCGCCGGGGAGGTACGGGCGGGACGGCAGCCGGGGGAGGCGCTGGTGGTGGCGGTGCGGGACTTCGAGGGGGTCGGGATGAACGCCGGGATGCACGGGGTCGGTGCGGAAGGGGTTGGGGTGACCGGGGTCGGGGTGACCGAGGCCGGGGTGATCGGCTCGGGTGGGCTCGGGTCCGGGGGAGCAGGGCCTGGAGGGCCGGGAGGCAGTGGGCTCGGCGATGCGCAGGCCGTCGTGTTGGCGGCGGCCCGGTTCGGTGGGGATGTTCCCGGGGCGCTGGCTGCGGCGGCTCGGCGGCCGGGGGCCGAGGGACTGCTGGGGCTTGCCGCCTGCTGGCGGGTGGCCGTGGATCAGGGAGCCGGGCTGGCGGCCGGGCTCGATCGGCTGGAGGGGGCGTTGCGGGCCGAGCGGGATCAACGGGCCGATCTGCGCGCTCAGTTGGCCGGGGCGCGGTCCACGGCGTGGATGCTCGCCGCGCTGCCGGTCCTGGGGCTGGGTCTCGGTGCCGCCCTCGGCGCCGATCCCCTGCGGGTCCTGCTGCACTCGGGGGCCGGGCTGGGCTGTCTGGTGGTCGGGGGACTGCTGGAGGGCCTCGGGATGTGGTGGGCGATGCGGATCGTGCGGGGAGCTGAGGCGGCGTGA
- a CDS encoding helix-turn-helix domain-containing protein, giving the protein MTDQQRGSEAPAGRTPNDSDPQMTVSVDFEAATPHSADAVAHVSVQDASHQGVRAFFDYLVPDQQRQIELVGFSVQLLQGERPAGAARFGPGAIKDMPLARWDRIAQAAVTQAVLQRSLAAVSIPLEPGEYQRLVENGLLNGPEFPDEEIATPLHVPLDRRQRAIETVRRVRPDLDPEESRGAARSWNGLVKLAEAMDEYTERLASGSADVVSEMAEAHGVAPATVRTWVHRANQAGITATGWLDSSANSIVPAYIRASGEPYPASEEAKASGPDPADVARFGPMPSRVSNRPRLTPRQAAFQELGRSFLAARERSGITLKDARKVIGLDSSVINAIDRGDFDSFNDEEGLREFMRVYSTALGFTPAGHWRTYINAKKLPDVLDEA; this is encoded by the coding sequence ATGACCGACCAGCAGAGGGGCTCTGAAGCCCCCGCCGGCCGCACCCCCAACGACAGCGACCCGCAGATGACCGTGTCGGTCGACTTCGAGGCCGCGACGCCGCACAGCGCCGACGCTGTGGCTCACGTCTCCGTCCAGGACGCCAGTCACCAGGGGGTCCGGGCGTTCTTTGACTACCTAGTCCCAGACCAGCAGCGCCAGATCGAACTTGTTGGCTTCTCGGTACAGCTCCTCCAGGGGGAACGGCCAGCAGGGGCCGCGCGCTTCGGGCCGGGCGCCATCAAAGACATGCCCTTGGCGCGATGGGACCGGATTGCGCAGGCCGCTGTCACCCAGGCTGTTTTGCAACGCAGTCTCGCCGCGGTGTCAATTCCGCTAGAGCCAGGCGAGTATCAGAGGCTAGTCGAGAATGGCCTGCTGAACGGGCCGGAGTTCCCAGATGAAGAGATCGCTACTCCCCTTCATGTTCCGCTAGATCGACGACAACGAGCCATTGAGACGGTGCGTCGCGTCCGCCCTGATCTCGACCCAGAAGAAAGCCGGGGAGCCGCCCGCAGCTGGAATGGGCTCGTGAAACTCGCGGAAGCCATGGATGAATATACTGAACGACTGGCCTCAGGATCTGCGGACGTAGTCAGCGAGATGGCAGAGGCGCACGGTGTCGCTCCCGCTACCGTCCGCACCTGGGTCCACCGAGCAAACCAGGCGGGGATCACTGCCACAGGATGGCTGGATAGCTCCGCCAACTCTATTGTGCCCGCCTACATCCGAGCGAGCGGCGAGCCCTACCCGGCATCAGAGGAGGCCAAAGCCTCTGGGCCCGACCCTGCGGACGTCGCGCGTTTTGGCCCCATGCCTTCGCGGGTCTCCAATCGCCCTCGGCTCACCCCGCGGCAGGCTGCTTTTCAGGAATTGGGCAGGAGCTTCTTGGCGGCTAGGGAGCGCTCCGGCATCACATTGAAGGATGCCCGCAAGGTGATTGGCCTCGACTCATCTGTAATCAACGCAATCGATCGCGGAGATTTCGATTCTTTCAATGACGAAGAGGGCTTGCGTGAGTTCATGCGGGTATATTCCACAGCTCTCGGTTTCACACCGGCAGGGCATTGGAGGACGTACATCAACGCCAAAAAGCTGCCTGACGTTTTGGATGAGGCATAG